From a region of the Nitrospira sp. genome:
- a CDS encoding B12-binding domain-containing radical SAM protein, with amino-acid sequence MGHYKIGLIIPHPEDQKWDSVWKLFRTPNLNLPTLAALIPEDEWDIEIQDEIVGPLDFTRDYDLVFITVTTVVAIRAYEVARLFRDRGAKVVLGGIHPSTMPDEAIQHADSVVIGEGELTVPRLIEDFKKGKMQPQYRMPYMVEQWDAKPPRWDLLPPGYMFRDALTATRGCNYRCTFCSIHLALGGGQYGFRKKPPADVVKLVEKMNGPMVMFWDDDLLSDPAYTRELCQAMKPLGKKWMSQMSATYVAHHPELLKTLKESGCSAMFMGIESINQDSLKSVDKQNQAKLYEEMIKRIHDQGIDIHAGFICGLDHEDVYDFERTAEWATKMGLAGALWRIMTPYPGTKQFAELKAAGRILTENWTAYTGEHVVYKPAKMTVEQLYWGHKWAKGQFYSFRSIGQRAVQRASQNGFGELLNITGCGLGYRSMFHLAADSAPVNVYRDMDHLPPQEEPIAYRFPYPPKKRFSFITDRLDQVRSKIQPRPRVNKC; translated from the coding sequence CCCTACCCTCGCCGCGTTGATCCCGGAAGACGAATGGGACATTGAGATCCAAGACGAGATTGTCGGTCCCCTCGATTTTACCCGCGATTATGATTTGGTCTTTATCACCGTCACGACCGTCGTGGCCATTCGGGCTTACGAGGTCGCTCGACTCTTCCGTGACCGCGGCGCCAAGGTGGTGCTCGGCGGAATTCATCCGTCAACGATGCCGGATGAAGCGATCCAGCACGCCGACTCAGTCGTGATCGGCGAAGGAGAGTTGACTGTGCCGAGGCTGATCGAAGACTTCAAGAAAGGCAAGATGCAACCGCAGTACCGAATGCCATACATGGTTGAACAGTGGGATGCGAAGCCGCCCCGTTGGGATCTCCTGCCTCCCGGCTATATGTTCAGGGATGCACTGACGGCGACCAGAGGGTGTAATTACCGCTGCACCTTCTGCTCTATCCATTTGGCGTTAGGAGGCGGTCAGTATGGATTCCGGAAAAAACCACCGGCCGATGTTGTGAAGCTCGTCGAGAAGATGAACGGGCCGATGGTGATGTTTTGGGACGACGACTTGCTCTCCGATCCGGCCTATACACGAGAGCTCTGCCAGGCTATGAAGCCTCTCGGAAAGAAATGGATGAGCCAAATGAGCGCAACCTATGTCGCTCATCATCCCGAGTTGCTCAAGACATTGAAAGAGTCCGGTTGCTCGGCGATGTTCATGGGGATTGAATCCATCAACCAGGATTCGCTTAAGTCCGTCGACAAACAAAATCAGGCGAAGCTGTATGAGGAGATGATCAAGCGCATTCATGACCAGGGCATCGATATCCATGCAGGCTTTATCTGTGGCTTGGATCATGAGGATGTCTATGACTTCGAGCGCACGGCGGAATGGGCGACCAAGATGGGGTTGGCCGGGGCGCTTTGGCGTATCATGACTCCCTATCCTGGCACCAAGCAGTTCGCCGAGCTCAAGGCTGCCGGCCGCATTCTCACGGAGAACTGGACCGCCTACACCGGCGAGCACGTCGTGTACAAACCGGCCAAGATGACCGTCGAGCAACTGTACTGGGGGCACAAGTGGGCCAAGGGCCAGTTCTATTCGTTTCGTTCCATCGGACAGAGAGCCGTCCAGAGGGCATCTCAGAACGGCTTTGGCGAGCTCCTCAATATCACCGGATGCGGGTTGGGTTATCGCTCCATGTTTCACCTGGCGGCGGATTCTGCTCCCGTCAATGTGTACCGGGATATGGATCACTTGCCGCCTCAGGAGGAGCCGATCGCTTACCGGTTCCCCTATCCGCCAAAGAAACGGTTCAGCTTTATCACCGATCGCCTGGATCAGGTCCGCTCAAAGATCCAACCGCGACCGAGGGTCAATAAGTGTTGA
- the mtnA gene encoding S-methyl-5-thioribose-1-phosphate isomerase: MVPTVEWKNGSVRLLDQTRLPEQVEFLDCRDYQTVADAIRTLKVRGAPAIGVTAALGVALGAQAIDATDYPTFAQEVHRICDDLASTRPTAVNLFWAIERMRRKLESLQAHPIASIKHALIGEAQAILEEDIELCKAMGRHGAELILDGQTILTHCNAGSLATAGYGTALGVIRAAWEQGKKIKVIADETRPVLQGSRLTAWELMQDQIPVTLITDNMAGTLMKQGRIHLCVVGADRIAANGDVANKIGTYSVAVLAKAHNIPFYVAAPYSTIDLKTKSGEQIPIEQRNPSEVTMIHGSHPVAPKDVAVYNPAFDVTPAELITAIITERGVFKPREIGEHFTR, from the coding sequence ATGGTTCCAACCGTTGAATGGAAAAATGGCAGTGTCCGTTTGCTCGATCAGACACGGCTTCCAGAGCAGGTGGAGTTCCTCGACTGCCGTGATTACCAGACAGTGGCGGATGCCATCCGCACATTGAAGGTCCGTGGGGCGCCGGCCATCGGCGTGACGGCCGCCCTGGGCGTCGCTCTCGGTGCTCAAGCAATCGACGCAACCGACTATCCTACCTTCGCGCAGGAGGTTCACAGGATTTGCGATGATCTGGCTTCGACGAGGCCGACTGCGGTGAATCTGTTTTGGGCCATTGAACGGATGAGACGGAAGCTTGAGTCATTACAGGCTCATCCCATCGCATCCATAAAGCACGCACTGATTGGTGAAGCTCAAGCTATACTTGAAGAAGATATCGAGCTCTGCAAGGCCATGGGTCGGCACGGAGCCGAACTTATTCTGGATGGGCAGACGATTCTCACTCACTGTAATGCCGGTTCGCTTGCGACGGCCGGCTATGGAACCGCATTAGGGGTGATCCGTGCTGCATGGGAACAAGGTAAGAAAATCAAAGTGATTGCCGATGAAACTCGCCCTGTACTTCAAGGTTCGAGACTGACAGCTTGGGAACTTATGCAGGATCAGATACCGGTCACACTGATCACCGACAATATGGCCGGCACACTCATGAAGCAGGGGAGAATCCATCTCTGTGTGGTCGGAGCCGATAGAATTGCGGCGAATGGCGATGTGGCCAATAAGATCGGGACCTATTCAGTCGCGGTGTTGGCCAAAGCGCACAACATTCCCTTCTATGTCGCGGCCCCCTATTCGACCATCGATCTGAAGACGAAATCCGGCGAGCAGATACCGATCGAGCAGCGGAATCCATCCGAAGTGACCATGATTCACGGCAGCCATCCGGTCGCACCCAAAGATGTCGCTGTCTACAACCCTGCCTTTGATGTGACACCAGCCGAGCTCATTACCGCGATCATCACCGAGCGAGGCGTCTTCAAACCTCGTGAGATCGGTGAACATTTCACCAGATAA
- a CDS encoding undecaprenyl/decaprenyl-phosphate alpha-N-acetylglucosaminyl 1-phosphate transferase — translation MKATQSDLAIPFTATTWRWITPLISGAALGTVALAIPAVRDLFQLEGLRWLYIFLFAFLGTGALTPLMVWIGHRWNLVDQPTNRKIHVVPTPRLGGLALYAGFVGSILLNSIVPDWMVAILAAGSLLLVIGVLDDIRELPASVKLLGQLLAAGIVIASGKVLTLCPAGLPGDMANIFLTLLWIVGITNAFNFFDGMDGLATGLAVLMAGFMGVVAFETNQAGLGWLAIAMIGAGLGFLPYNFRGAKPAVIFLGDGGSTFIGFTLACLAVKGNWADSSPIVSFSNPLLIFGVLIYDMIHITVERIVTGKVKSVKDWLDYVGKDHLHHRLERALGSRQASVAMIFLFTICLGLAALALRHAGTMEAVVLLIQAGLIAAMITVLEVSGRRL, via the coding sequence ATGAAGGCAACCCAATCGGACCTGGCAATTCCATTTACAGCCACCACCTGGCGCTGGATTACTCCGCTGATTTCCGGCGCGGCGCTGGGCACCGTCGCGCTGGCGATTCCCGCTGTTCGAGACCTCTTCCAACTCGAAGGCCTCCGGTGGCTCTATATTTTTCTGTTCGCGTTTCTTGGAACCGGAGCCTTGACGCCGTTGATGGTATGGATCGGCCATCGATGGAATCTTGTCGATCAACCAACCAATCGAAAGATTCATGTGGTTCCGACTCCGCGGCTTGGCGGGCTCGCTCTGTATGCCGGCTTTGTCGGATCGATACTCCTCAACTCCATCGTGCCTGATTGGATGGTGGCGATTCTGGCGGCTGGGTCTCTGCTGCTCGTCATCGGAGTGCTCGACGATATTCGAGAGCTGCCGGCTTCAGTCAAACTGCTTGGACAATTGCTGGCTGCGGGAATCGTCATTGCTTCAGGCAAAGTCTTGACGCTCTGTCCTGCCGGACTGCCGGGTGATATGGCCAATATCTTCCTGACGCTTCTCTGGATCGTTGGCATTACGAATGCGTTCAACTTCTTCGACGGCATGGATGGACTGGCCACCGGCCTTGCCGTTCTGATGGCCGGGTTCATGGGCGTCGTCGCATTTGAGACGAACCAAGCAGGGCTGGGTTGGCTCGCGATTGCCATGATCGGAGCAGGTCTTGGGTTTCTGCCGTACAATTTTCGAGGGGCAAAGCCGGCCGTCATTTTCTTAGGTGACGGCGGATCGACCTTCATCGGATTCACATTGGCCTGTTTGGCCGTGAAGGGCAACTGGGCCGATTCCAGCCCGATTGTATCCTTCAGCAATCCCTTGCTGATCTTCGGCGTGCTCATCTACGACATGATTCATATCACCGTGGAGCGTATCGTCACCGGAAAGGTCAAATCCGTGAAGGATTGGCTGGACTATGTCGGGAAAGACCATCTGCACCACCGCCTGGAGCGCGCTCTTGGCTCGCGCCAAGCCAGCGTCGCCATGATTTTTCTCTTCACGATCTGTCTTGGGCTGGCTGCGCTGGCCCTTCGGCACGCCGGCACGATGGAGGCAGTGGTCCTGCTCATTCAAGCCGGGTTGATTGCCGCGATGATCACCGTCCTGGAGGTCAGTGGTCGCCGCCTCTAA
- a CDS encoding DegT/DnrJ/EryC1/StrS family aminotransferase, translating into MIPHSRPSIEADDIRAAVEVLQSRQLAQGGVVEQFERGMAAYFGLSGGVAVTSGTAALEVALRVLGIGPGDEVLLPSYVCAAPMLATERVGARPRLVDIELDTFNIDPSAARKAVSSKTKALIVPHLFGLPANLTALQELGIPIIEDCAQTLGAMEQGRSVGSVGILTVCSFYATKLLCTGEGGMVLSRDEGLLERARRLREYDETPSLRPGSTNLKMTNLQAAIGLAQLGRLGSFLERRKWLAHDYRTSLASAELVPPIVPTGYTHAYYRFVVRLPGMAEQVDGLNKVIARFEAQGIQCRKPVFRSLHRYLGLDGFPSAEEAERTALSIPLFPAMTDEEVAQVHVALRSEWL; encoded by the coding sequence ATGATTCCACATTCACGACCTTCCATTGAAGCGGACGACATTCGTGCGGCGGTTGAGGTGCTTCAATCTCGCCAGCTCGCTCAAGGAGGTGTCGTCGAGCAGTTCGAGCGGGGGATGGCGGCGTATTTCGGCCTGTCCGGTGGAGTGGCGGTGACCTCCGGAACGGCCGCATTGGAAGTCGCCCTCCGAGTATTGGGAATTGGCCCGGGCGATGAGGTGCTCCTCCCAAGCTATGTCTGTGCTGCGCCGATGTTGGCAACCGAGCGTGTCGGAGCCAGGCCACGCTTAGTGGACATCGAACTGGATACGTTTAATATCGATCCGTCGGCGGCGCGTAAAGCCGTGAGCTCGAAGACCAAAGCGTTGATTGTGCCGCATCTGTTCGGGCTGCCCGCCAATTTGACGGCGCTCCAGGAGTTGGGAATTCCTATCATTGAAGACTGTGCGCAAACGCTGGGGGCAATGGAGCAGGGGAGATCCGTAGGGTCGGTTGGGATTTTGACGGTCTGTTCGTTCTATGCCACGAAGTTGCTCTGCACCGGCGAGGGTGGCATGGTGTTATCGCGGGATGAAGGCTTGTTGGAACGAGCCCGCAGGCTCAGAGAGTATGACGAAACACCATCTCTCCGCCCCGGCTCGACAAATTTAAAAATGACGAATCTCCAGGCTGCGATCGGTTTGGCGCAGCTGGGGCGGTTAGGATCTTTCCTTGAGCGGCGGAAATGGCTGGCTCACGATTACCGAACGTCGCTGGCGAGCGCAGAATTGGTTCCCCCGATCGTACCGACCGGGTACACTCATGCCTATTATCGCTTTGTCGTACGTCTGCCTGGGATGGCAGAGCAGGTGGATGGACTGAATAAGGTGATCGCTCGATTTGAGGCCCAAGGCATCCAATGTCGGAAGCCGGTATTCCGGTCGCTTCATCGCTATCTTGGGTTGGATGGGTTTCCCTCCGCAGAAGAGGCGGAACGGACCGCACTCTCCATCCCACTGTTTCCGGCGATGACCGACGAGGAAGTGGCCCAGGTGCATGTGGCATTACGGTCGGAGTGGTTATGA
- a CDS encoding PIG-L family deacetylase, with product MRSTDVKEPMRILALGAHPDDIEVGCGGTLIKYAENGHRIFLMVMTQGGAGGQTAVRKQEQERAAKLLQAEEVFWGGYEDTEVPLGRELIQTVEEIVRKIEPHFIFVHYHDDTHQDHRHLAMSTITATRYTKNVLFYEGPTTQNFAPTVFVDIQQALDRKIQSLEAHASQVKKTNIEGLSIADLVRSSAHFRGIQGRVRTAEGFLPLRLFINIGV from the coding sequence ATGAGGAGCACCGATGTCAAAGAACCGATGCGCATTCTCGCACTGGGGGCCCATCCGGACGACATCGAAGTAGGATGCGGCGGGACATTGATCAAGTATGCCGAGAATGGCCATCGCATTTTTCTCATGGTTATGACACAAGGTGGAGCCGGTGGTCAGACGGCGGTGCGCAAGCAGGAGCAAGAGCGTGCGGCCAAATTGCTTCAAGCCGAAGAAGTGTTCTGGGGAGGCTACGAGGATACCGAAGTTCCTCTCGGGCGTGAACTGATCCAAACCGTCGAGGAGATTGTGCGAAAGATCGAACCTCATTTTATTTTTGTTCATTACCATGATGATACGCATCAAGACCATCGGCATTTGGCGATGAGCACGATTACCGCCACACGATACACGAAGAACGTCCTGTTTTATGAAGGACCGACCACGCAAAATTTTGCGCCGACGGTCTTTGTGGATATTCAGCAGGCGTTGGACCGCAAAATTCAATCGCTGGAAGCGCATGCCTCGCAGGTGAAGAAGACCAACATCGAAGGGCTGAGCATCGCCGATCTGGTCAGGTCGTCGGCGCATTTTCGCGGTATCCAAGGCCGCGTGCGGACAGCGGAAGGATTTCTCCCTCTGCGATTGTTTATCAACATCGGGGTCTGA
- a CDS encoding WbqC family protein has protein sequence MRVTIHQPQFLPWLGYLDKIDQADLFIVLDTVQFKKNEWQNRNRIRTSQGWQWLTVPVLHHFGQRIDDVLINPTSEWKAQHLRALEMHYAKAPYRHHYLSQLRELYSVPWTKLGDLNKAIVQWLLKAYGITTPVQNASDHLSREEPTDRLIDLCRAVGATQYLAGPGAEHYMDTPRFEASGIRLETQAFKHPIYRQMYEPFEPNLSALDLLLIQGAEALATVRGVRSRSRCMMTA, from the coding sequence ACCTGGACAAGATCGATCAAGCCGACCTCTTTATTGTGCTGGATACTGTGCAATTCAAGAAAAACGAGTGGCAAAATCGCAACCGCATTCGCACCTCCCAGGGATGGCAATGGCTGACCGTGCCCGTACTACACCATTTTGGTCAACGCATCGACGATGTCCTGATCAATCCGACATCCGAATGGAAAGCTCAGCACCTCCGAGCGCTGGAGATGCATTACGCCAAGGCTCCCTACCGCCATCACTATCTATCCCAGTTGCGGGAACTCTACTCGGTGCCGTGGACCAAGCTCGGCGATCTCAACAAGGCTATCGTCCAATGGCTGCTCAAGGCGTACGGCATCACCACGCCGGTGCAGAACGCGTCCGATCATCTGTCCCGTGAAGAGCCGACGGATCGGCTGATCGATCTGTGTCGGGCGGTGGGTGCGACGCAGTACCTCGCCGGGCCAGGGGCCGAGCACTACATGGACACACCACGATTTGAGGCTTCCGGCATTCGACTTGAAACGCAAGCGTTCAAACACCCGATCTATCGCCAGATGTACGAGCCGTTTGAACCGAATCTGTCCGCACTTGATCTGTTGTTGATACAAGGGGCTGAGGCACTCGCGACGGTACGCGGTGTGCGATCGAGGTCTCGCTGTATGATGACCGCATAG